Proteins from one Salvelinus alpinus chromosome 34, SLU_Salpinus.1, whole genome shotgun sequence genomic window:
- the foxo3a gene encoding forkhead box protein O3a: protein MAEVPHNDIDIDPDFEPKKRPRSCTWPLPRPESNTGKPESNDDIIPEDEEDYVTAPSISSSTPVNGGITIPQNTNNLSEHQNIPATTKEEVLTPTSKEEAGSSQTHDFTALNGLASQPRKSSTRRNAWGNYSYADLITQAIESSPDQRLTLAQIYDWMVRSVTYFKDKGDSNSSAGWKNSIRHNLSLHSRFMRVHNEGTGKSSWWMVNPEVGKSGKAPRRRAVSMDNSNKLIKGARGRAAKKASLGLQTFQDGSAESLSLSCSLSKWTGSPTSRSSDELDTWTDFRSRTNSNASTVSGRLSPILANPELDEALDDDSIAPLYSSPSRLSPSTATLGLGDMALTKNLNDGLPDHLMGDLLDNVSLTASQQPQGQEVESRTNQTGSSVFTYTCPGSGSSLVVPSSGSFGPPGTIFLLSPPPSSVASLRQSPMQTIQENHQASFSCLSSRFNHHHTLQHLMNLETHGSHVSDVMLTHSDPMMSQASASVTLSQNSQRNAMLLRKDPMSSSIRDFAAGPNSKTSSVSGWWAQAGLSTPDNEVLCASNELAQQANQLLQHLPFPSRNYCMQLGGSGTNSRSGSLLQLNAQDHFPIPADLDLEVFNSSLDCDIIRNELMDADCLGLCFDHSPLRSGTQTTNNLSTAGGFSSSKQTSSSPSWVPS from the exons ATGGCTGAAGTACCGCACAATGATATTGACATCGATCCAGACTTCGAGCCCAAGAAACGACCGAGGTCTTGTACCTGGCCTCTGCCTCGACCCGAGTCCAACACAGGGAAGCCCGAATCGAACGATGACATCATCCCGGAGGACGAGGAGGATTATGTCACAGCGCCCAGCATCTCTAGCTCCACTCCTGTCAATGGTGGCATAACTATACCTCAGAACACAAATAACTTATCTGAACACCAAAACATCCCCGCCACCACTAAGGAAGAAGTACTAACCCCAACTTCAAAAGAGGAGGCCGGGTCTTCACAGACACATGATTTCACAGCTCTCAATGGCCTGGCCTCCCAACCTAGGAAGTCCTCAACTCGGAGGAATGCCTGGGGGAACTACTCCTATGCGGACCTCATCACCCAGGCCATAGAGAGCTCCCCGGACCAGAGGCTGACGTTAGCCCAGATCTATGATTGGATGGTGAGATCTGTCACTTACTTCAAGGACAAAGGGGACAGCAACAGCTCTGCAGGCTGGAAG AACTCCATCCGACACAACCTCTCTCTCCACAGTCGTTTCATGCGGGTGCATAATGAAGGAACGGGGAAGAGTTCCTGGTGGATGGTCAACCCAGAGGTTGGGAAAAGTGGCAAAGCTCCACGACGACGGGCTGTATCCATGGACAACAGCAACAAGCTGATCAAAGGTGCTCGAGGCCGCGCCGCTAAGAAAGCATCTCTAGGCCTACAGACCTTCCAAGATGGCAGCGCCGAGAGTTTATCTTTGTCCTGTAGCCTGTCCAAGTGGACAGGAAGTCCCACGTCTCGCAGCAGCGACGAACTGGACACCTGGACAGACTTCAGGTCACGTACCAACTCCAACGCCAGCACGGTCAGTGGCCGCCTCTCCCCTATCCTGGCAAACCCGGAACTGGACGAGGCTCTGGATGACGACTCGATCGCGCCCCTCTACTCCAGTCCCAGCAGATTGTCCCCCTCCACCGCCACCCTCGGTCTGGGCGACATGGCCCTTACTAAGAACCTCAACGACGGGCTCCCTGACCACCTGATGGGCGACTTGCTTGACAACGTCAGCCTGACGGCGTCCCAGCAGCCCCAGGGGCAGGAAGTGGAGAGCAGGACCAATCAGACGGGGAGCTCAGTGTTTACCTACACGTGTCCAGGAAGCGGCAGTAGTCTGGTCGTCCCGTCCTCCGGCAGCTTCGGCCCTCCCGGCACCATCTTCCTGCTCAGCCCCCCACCCTCCTCAGTGGCCTCCCTACGTCAGTCCCCCATGCAGACTATCCAGGAGAACCACCAAGCTTCCTTCTCCTGCCTGTCCTCTCGTTTCAACCACCACCACACCCTGCAACACCTAATGAACCTGGAGACCCATGGAAGCCATGTCAGCGACGTCATGCTCACACACTCTGACCCGATGATGTCACAAGCCAGCGCCTCTGTCACTTTGTCCCAGAATTCCCAGCGGAATGCTATGCTTCTCCGCAAGGACCCTATGTCATCATCAATCCGGGACTTTGCTGCAGGTCCGAATTCAAAGACTTCCTCAGTGTCCGGTTGGTGGGCTCAGGCTGGCTTGTCAACACCTGACAATGAAGTCTTGTGCGCAAGCAATGAATTGGCCCAGCAGGCCAACCAGCTTCTCCAGCACCTTCCATTTCCCAGTAGAAATTATTGTATGCAGCTTGGTGGCTCAGGTACCAACAGCAGATCTGGAAGCCTTTTGCAGTTGAATGCTCAGGACCACTTCCCAATACCTGCAGACCTTGATCTGGAGGTGTTCAACAGCAGCCTGGACTGTGACATCATACGTAATGAGCTGATGGACGCTGACTGCCTTGGCTTATGCTTTGACCACTCTCCCCTGCGCTCTGGTACTCAGACCACTAATAACTTAAGTACAGCAGGGGGATTCTCCAGCTCCAAACAAACCTCTTCTTCCCCAAGCTGGGTTCCAAGCTAG